Proteins from one Pseudomonas bijieensis genomic window:
- a CDS encoding ureidoglycolate lyase, with the protein MRTLKIEPLTKEAFAPFGDVIETDGSDHFMINNGSTMRFHRLATVETATPDDKAIISIFRADALDMPLTVRMLERHPLGSQAFIPLLGNPFLIVVAPLGDAPVSGLVRAFVTNGRQGINYHRGVWHHPVLTIEKRDDFLVVDRSGTGNNCDEHFFKEDELLILAPHQ; encoded by the coding sequence ATGCGCACACTCAAGATCGAACCGTTGACCAAAGAAGCCTTCGCCCCGTTCGGTGACGTGATCGAAACCGACGGCAGCGATCACTTCATGATCAACAACGGTTCGACCATGCGTTTCCATCGCCTGGCGACGGTGGAAACCGCCACGCCGGACGACAAGGCGATCATCAGCATCTTCCGCGCCGACGCGCTGGACATGCCGCTGACCGTGCGCATGCTGGAGCGCCATCCGCTGGGCAGCCAGGCCTTCATTCCGCTGCTCGGCAACCCCTTTCTGATCGTGGTCGCGCCACTTGGCGATGCACCTGTATCAGGCTTGGTCCGCGCCTTCGTCACCAACGGCAGGCAGGGCATTAATTACCATCGCGGCGTCTGGCACCACCCGGTGCTGACGATCGAAAAGCGGGATGACTTCCTGGTGGTTGATCGCAGTGGCACAGGCAATAACTGCGATGAGCATTTCTTCAAAG